GGGCCATGCCGACCGCAAGTGTCGGCGCGCCGCCGGTGCGCGACAGGATGCTGGTCTCGCCAACCTGCCGGGCGATGGTCTCAAGATCAAGCGGGGTGATGAGAAAGCCCCAGGAACTGACAACGGCGGCAGCGCTTTCGGGTGAGGTGCCAATGAGCGCGGCCGGGCTGTTCATGGCGAAATAAACCCCGGGCTCCAGGACCGAGGCGGCAATCAGGGCCATGATGGCGACAAAGCTTTCGGTCAGCATGGCGCCATAACCGATGAACCGCGCCTGTGTCTCGTTCTCCAGCATTTTTGGTGTGGTGCCTGATGATACCAGAGCATGAAAGCCTGATACCGCCCCGCAGGCGATGGTGATGAACAGGAACGGGAACAAGGCCCCGGCAAACACCGGCCCGGTGCCATCGATGAAAGGCGTGATGGCGGGCATTTTCAGCTCCGGCATTTCAAAGACAATGCCGATAGCCAGCCCGAGGATGGTGCCGATCTTGAGGAAGGTCGACAGATAATCCCGCGGCGCCAGCAACAGCCAGACCGGAATGACTGAAGCGACAAAGCCATAGCCGATGAGCGCCAGCGCCAGTGTTTCGCCGCTCAGGGTGAAATAGGGTGCAAGCATCGGATCCGCCGCCACCCGGCCGCCATAGACGAGCGCGGCAAACAGCAGCACCAGCCCAAGAAGCGACACCTCGCCAACCCGCCCCGGCCGCACATAACGGGCATAAAGCCCCATGAAGAGCGCAATCGGAATGGTCGCCGCCACGGTGAACACGCCCCAGGGGCTATGGGCCAGCGCCTTGACCACCACAAGGGCGAGTACGGCCAGCAAAATCACCATGATCAGCAAAATGCCCAGCTGAGCCACGACCCCTGCCGTGTTGCCCATTTCCGAGCGGATCATCTCGCCAAGCGAGCGCCCGTCGCGGCGCACCGAAAAGGTCAGGACCAGCATATCCTGCACAGCACCCGCGAACACGACCCCGGCCAGAATCCACAGCGTACCCGGCAAATAGCCCATCTGCGCCGCAAGAATAGGACCCACAAGCGGTCCGGCTCCGGCGATGGCCGCGAAATGATGGCCGAACAGCACATATTTATGGGTCGGCACATAATCGAGCCCGTCATTCAGACGATGCGCCGGAGTTTCCCGCTTCGGGTCAAGCTTGAGCACGCTTTTGGCGATAAACAGCGAATAAAAGCGATAGGCAATAAGATAGACACAGACCGCGGCCGCCAGAATCCACACCGCATTGATGCTTTCCCCACGATGGAAGGCAAGATAGCCAAGGGCCCCGGCCCCTCCCAAACTCACCACAAGCCATTTCAACCGGCTGACCAACTGGCCCATACTAGAAACTTCCCACTCGACCGAGACTTTGAATTTTATTGTTGGGGCACTTTACTGTGCTTTCCGGGCGTAATTCAATGCACTGTTGTGCTCTCGGCTTCGATGGCTTCCATGGTCTCGTCACTGAAGCCGAAATGATGGCCGATTTCATGGATGGTCACGTGACGCACCACGTCTTCAAGTGCCTCCCCGGTTTCCTCGGCATAATCGAAGATAGGCAGGCGATAGAGGAACACCATGTCCGGCTCGCGGGCGATATCGTTGATGGACCTCTGATCCAGACTGACCCCGCGATAAAGCCCGAGCAAATCATAAGGATCGTCAATCTCCATCTCGTTGAGCGTGTCATCGTCCGCGAAATCAAGAATCATAACCACCACATCCTTGCAGGCCGACGCAAGCGGCTCCGGCAATGCGGCAATGGTTGCCCGCACGGTGGCTTCAAATTCAGCGTCAAGGGCGGTTAGGTCGTCATCGGTCATGCTTTAGCATCCTTCGTGGGTTCTCTCCCTCAAGATAGGGAGCCACGGGCCATTCTGCAAATACCGGAAAAAGCTTGGGAGATTGGAGCGGGTGAAGGGAATCGAACCCTCGTCTTAAGCTTGGGAAGCTTCTGCTCTACCATTGAGCTACACCCGCAATGGGCTCACTCATAGCAAGACTGATGGCGACTGAAAAGCGGGGAATTGATTATGAGCCAATAAGATGTGCTAAACCTTGACCTCAAGGCTGCAACTGCCTATTCAAAGCGGCATAAAACAGCATGTTCCGGCGTGTTTATTTTTTGCCGTTCCTACGAAAGCCCAGGCTCATGAAGCGCAAAACAGGTTTCGATCGCAGCAAGACCCTGAACTGGCGTCTTGAGACCCGCATGGTGCGGGGCGGTACGCTCCGCAGCGACTTCGACGAGACGAGCGAAGCCATCTTCATGACCTCGGGTTATGCCTATGAACAGGCCGAGGACGCGGCGGCGCGCTTCAAGGGCGAGCAGGACGGCTATACTTACAGCCGCTTGCGCAATCCGTCGGTGGCCATGTTCGAGGAACGCATGGCCTTGCTTGAAGGGGCCGAGGATGCCCGCGCCACCGCAAGCGGTATGGCGGCGGTGACGGCGGCGCTTCTCTGTCAGCTGCGAGCCGGGGATCATGTGGTTTCGGCCCGCGCCCTCTTTGGCTCGTGCCGCTGGCTGGTGGAAAATCTGCTGCCCCGTTACGGCATCGAAACGACGCTGGTGGATGGGCGCGATATCTCGGCCTGGGCGGGCGCGGTCAAGCCGAATACCAAAGTGTTTCTGCTTGAGACCCCGGCCAATCCCACGCTCGATATTGTCGATCTTCAGGCGGTCGCCGATATTGCTCATGCCGCCGGGGCCAAGGTGGTGGTGGACAATGTATTCGCAACGCCGCTGTTGCAACGGCCGCTTGAATACGGGGCCGATGTGGTGGTTTATTCGACCACCAAGCATATTGATGGCCAGGGGCGTTGTCTTGGCGGCGTTGTGCTTGGATCGTCGGCTTTTATCAATGATCCGTTGTTGCCGTTCCTGCGCAACACCGGCCCGACCCTAAGCCCGTTCCATGCCTG
The sequence above is drawn from the Govania unica genome and encodes:
- a CDS encoding carbon starvation CstA family protein, with translation MGQLVSRLKWLVVSLGGAGALGYLAFHRGESINAVWILAAAVCVYLIAYRFYSLFIAKSVLKLDPKRETPAHRLNDGLDYVPTHKYVLFGHHFAAIAGAGPLVGPILAAQMGYLPGTLWILAGVVFAGAVQDMLVLTFSVRRDGRSLGEMIRSEMGNTAGVVAQLGILLIMVILLAVLALVVVKALAHSPWGVFTVAATIPIALFMGLYARYVRPGRVGEVSLLGLVLLFAALVYGGRVAADPMLAPYFTLSGETLALALIGYGFVASVIPVWLLLAPRDYLSTFLKIGTILGLAIGIVFEMPELKMPAITPFIDGTGPVFAGALFPFLFITIACGAVSGFHALVSSGTTPKMLENETQARFIGYGAMLTESFVAIMALIAASVLEPGVYFAMNSPAALIGTSPESAAAVVSSWGFLITPLDLETIARQVGETSILSRTGGAPTLAVGMAHIMSSALGSEKLMAFWYHFAILFEALFILTTLDAGTRVARFMIQDAVGMAIPAFRRTQSWTANVIATGIAVSAWGYILYQGVIDPLGGINSLWPLFGISNQMLAAIALTLCTVVLFRMKQQRFALVTLVPTVWLLVCTLSAGMLKIMSSDPAIGFYAHAAKFKTAIDAGTLLAPAKSMAQMEQILVNDYVNGALCIAFMLVVVAMAGFGIRRAMEAYVATHPTVRETAAHEGSRA
- a CDS encoding metallopeptidase family protein; the encoded protein is MTDDDLTALDAEFEATVRATIAALPEPLASACKDVVVMILDFADDDTLNEMEIDDPYDLLGLYRGVSLDQRSINDIAREPDMVFLYRLPIFDYAEETGEALEDVVRHVTIHEIGHHFGFSDETMEAIEAESTTVH
- the metZ gene encoding O-succinylhomoserine sulfhydrylase; its protein translation is MKRKTGFDRSKTLNWRLETRMVRGGTLRSDFDETSEAIFMTSGYAYEQAEDAAARFKGEQDGYTYSRLRNPSVAMFEERMALLEGAEDARATASGMAAVTAALLCQLRAGDHVVSARALFGSCRWLVENLLPRYGIETTLVDGRDISAWAGAVKPNTKVFLLETPANPTLDIVDLQAVADIAHAAGAKVVVDNVFATPLLQRPLEYGADVVVYSTTKHIDGQGRCLGGVVLGSSAFINDPLLPFLRNTGPTLSPFHAWIMLKGLETLTLRFDRMCENAAKVADYLADQTGLLNVRYPSRKDFDQHELAMRQMQGVGGTILTVTVPGGREQAFALLNAMEIIDISNNIGDSKSLMTHPASTTHQGLTEAARLELGITEGMLRLSVGLEHPDDLIEDLGQALRKVGLKG